From Paludisphaera rhizosphaerae, the proteins below share one genomic window:
- a CDS encoding OprO/OprP family phosphate-selective porin, with protein sequence MRSQLFLALALGCIAIGAAAEEPKPPRDPAARRARTDAEAVDARLRELEAMNRAILERLDRSEREREAADERYRSLEGKYDELRRRVSAEGTDEEGPGTSLEALPDAVPEAVEARRSNRAEYEPSGDLASEGSRRPGVEDLDLQGIFGSEGFGFKSLDDEYQLRFRVLDQTDFKVFSPGNQVPATSGLYIPRVRIYFEGNLTRLFDYEVSIQRSVEGVWDLLDGNVDINIDPRFRLKFGRTLVPYSYDWYDHLEQYFITPERSLFPLNFGLSRSVGLMAHGRLFDGRLQYAVGGFDGHLVGLADDNTTRDVVSYINTRPFLRSEEFPLLRDLNLGISGYMGQQIAPQAPLPMRTSIQSSENDEAAARASSVFLEWDDRAFLLGGHSALAAHIAWYVGGLSFEAEWQGSRDRYALSGGPLHPLSVPVKGNHFTLAYFLTGEKVRDRSRVDPLHPFDPAKHSWGPGAIELFARYSELQLGDELFRAGLADPNKWTNGMGMTDIGLNWYLTSYIKIYLDWQRSYYDTPVQLNENLRSLRNDLFWIRGQLYY encoded by the coding sequence ATGCGGTCCCAGTTGTTCCTTGCGCTGGCGTTGGGATGCATCGCGATCGGAGCGGCGGCCGAGGAGCCGAAGCCGCCCCGCGATCCGGCGGCCCGTCGCGCTCGGACGGATGCGGAGGCCGTCGACGCTCGCCTTCGAGAGCTGGAGGCCATGAACCGGGCGATCCTCGAACGCCTCGACCGATCCGAGCGCGAGCGCGAGGCGGCCGACGAACGCTATCGATCCCTGGAAGGAAAGTACGACGAGCTTCGCCGTCGAGTCAGCGCCGAGGGGACCGATGAGGAAGGGCCCGGCACGTCGTTGGAGGCTCTGCCGGACGCGGTGCCGGAAGCCGTCGAAGCCCGGCGGTCGAATCGGGCCGAGTACGAGCCGAGCGGCGACCTGGCCTCCGAGGGAAGTCGAAGGCCCGGCGTGGAGGACCTGGACCTCCAGGGGATCTTCGGCAGCGAGGGGTTCGGCTTCAAGAGCCTCGATGACGAGTATCAGCTTCGGTTCCGGGTCCTCGATCAGACCGACTTCAAGGTCTTCTCACCGGGCAACCAGGTGCCGGCCACTAGCGGCCTGTACATCCCCCGCGTCCGAATCTACTTCGAGGGAAACCTCACGCGGCTGTTCGACTACGAGGTCTCCATCCAGCGCAGCGTCGAGGGGGTCTGGGACCTGCTCGACGGCAACGTCGACATCAACATCGACCCTCGCTTCCGACTCAAGTTCGGCCGGACTCTGGTCCCCTACAGCTACGACTGGTACGACCACCTGGAGCAGTATTTCATCACCCCCGAGCGGTCGCTCTTTCCGCTCAATTTCGGCCTCTCGCGATCAGTGGGGTTGATGGCGCATGGACGCCTCTTCGACGGCCGGCTGCAGTACGCCGTCGGCGGCTTCGACGGCCACCTCGTCGGTCTGGCCGACGACAACACCACCCGCGACGTCGTCTCGTACATCAACACCCGGCCATTCCTGAGGTCTGAGGAATTCCCCCTCCTGCGCGACCTTAACCTGGGCATCTCCGGCTATATGGGCCAGCAGATCGCGCCGCAGGCGCCCTTGCCGATGCGAACCTCGATCCAGTCGTCCGAGAACGACGAGGCGGCCGCCCGGGCCAGCTCCGTGTTCCTCGAATGGGACGACCGCGCGTTTCTGCTGGGAGGCCACAGCGCTCTGGCGGCCCACATCGCCTGGTACGTCGGCGGCCTCTCCTTCGAGGCGGAGTGGCAGGGGAGCCGCGACCGCTACGCCCTCAGCGGCGGGCCCTTGCACCCGTTGTCGGTCCCGGTGAAGGGGAACCACTTCACGCTCGCCTACTTCCTCACCGGTGAGAAGGTCCGCGACCGCAGCCGCGTCGATCCCCTCCATCCCTTCGATCCGGCGAAGCACTCGTGGGGGCCCGGGGCGATCGAGCTGTTCGCCCGTTACAGCGAGCTTCAGCTTGGCGACGAGCTTTTCCGCGCCGGCCTGGCCGACCCCAACAAGTGGACCAACGGCATGGGCATGACCGACATCGGCCTGAACTGGTACCTGACGAGCTACATCAAGATCTACCTTGACTGGCAGCGGTCGTACTACGACACCCCCGTCCAGCTCAATGAGAACCTCCGCAGCCTCCGCAACGACCTCTTCTGGATCCGCGGCCAGCTCTACTACTGA
- a CDS encoding efflux RND transporter periplasmic adaptor subunit, giving the protein MPEETIDAGLLEQTKNQIRKLVAEIADLAESDVQPNEFYGEFLNRAVAATAASGGAFWLLDGRGGLRLQYQLEFAQTGLMDGRVKTAPHDQLLGCMIQASQPQVIPPGAVIEGMPQAFNPTHLAIILAPLIVDKQVVGLLEILMDPNRRAAQQKSTLRFVGDLTDLAANYLKNRQMRQMVSQQRLWNQLETFTHQVHHTLDFKETTYAVVNDGKRLVGCDRLSVAMKVSGRTMVEAISGQEVVEQRSNQVRELTKLCKAVIRSGDDLVYTGHTEGFAPDIRDALELYVDESGSKALAIVLLYKPEKEEGAERKEKVPYGCLVAEQIGDEIAPTDMHARTEVVARHSSTALWNSQEHHRIFLRPVLKAMGSPWRLLRGRTLAKILAVLALVVTVIGALTLVPWNLRIEGRGSLLPENRSIVYAPNPGIIAEVPKEHGDHVAKGEMIARLDSRELEKELKKLQADFGKAENQANILGRQIEATNRTSQNNSETYQLMAQHSEALLTARSAREQIEITKEQIQAMTITSPQDGIVTTWEVKKNLMGRPVDIGTELLQVAATDGEWILEVEVPDDDMGPILAAKSKLDAEVAAGTKPAGSALPAYFVVMTEPEHRYQGYIRRIASKAETKTESAEQRHTVKVTVGFSDAVRNEFLARNQEFRPGAEVRARIDCGDARLAYVLFRKVVQVWHESVLFRWPFLQ; this is encoded by the coding sequence ATGCCGGAAGAAACCATCGACGCCGGTCTGCTCGAGCAGACGAAGAACCAGATCCGTAAGTTGGTGGCCGAGATCGCCGACCTCGCCGAGTCGGACGTCCAGCCGAACGAGTTCTACGGCGAGTTCCTCAACCGGGCTGTGGCGGCCACCGCGGCCTCCGGCGGCGCGTTCTGGCTCCTCGACGGCCGGGGAGGGCTCCGGCTCCAGTATCAGCTCGAATTCGCCCAGACCGGCCTGATGGACGGCCGGGTCAAGACGGCCCCGCACGACCAGTTGCTGGGCTGCATGATCCAGGCCTCTCAGCCGCAGGTGATTCCGCCCGGTGCAGTGATCGAGGGGATGCCGCAGGCGTTCAACCCCACGCACCTGGCGATCATCCTGGCTCCCCTTATTGTTGATAAGCAGGTCGTCGGTCTGCTTGAGATCCTGATGGATCCCAACCGGCGGGCGGCCCAGCAGAAGAGCACGCTTCGGTTCGTCGGCGACCTCACCGACCTGGCGGCCAACTATCTGAAGAACCGCCAGATGCGGCAGATGGTGTCGCAGCAGCGGCTCTGGAACCAGTTGGAGACGTTCACCCACCAGGTCCACCACACGCTCGACTTCAAGGAGACGACCTACGCCGTCGTCAACGACGGCAAGCGGCTGGTCGGTTGCGACCGCCTCAGCGTCGCCATGAAGGTCTCGGGCCGGACGATGGTGGAAGCCATCAGCGGTCAGGAAGTCGTCGAACAGCGCTCGAACCAGGTCCGCGAGCTGACCAAGCTCTGCAAGGCCGTCATCCGCTCGGGAGACGACCTGGTCTACACCGGACACACCGAGGGCTTCGCTCCGGACATCCGCGACGCTCTGGAGCTTTACGTCGACGAGTCGGGCTCCAAGGCCCTGGCGATCGTCCTCCTCTACAAGCCGGAGAAGGAAGAGGGGGCCGAACGCAAGGAGAAGGTTCCCTACGGCTGCCTGGTCGCCGAGCAGATCGGCGACGAGATCGCCCCGACCGACATGCACGCCCGGACCGAGGTCGTCGCGCGGCACTCGTCGACGGCCTTGTGGAACTCGCAGGAGCACCACCGGATCTTCCTCCGGCCGGTCCTCAAGGCGATGGGTTCCCCCTGGCGGCTGCTGCGGGGGCGGACGCTGGCCAAGATCCTCGCCGTCCTGGCTCTGGTCGTGACAGTGATCGGCGCGTTGACCCTGGTCCCCTGGAACCTCCGGATCGAGGGCCGGGGCTCGCTGCTGCCGGAGAACCGGAGCATCGTCTACGCCCCCAACCCGGGCATCATCGCGGAGGTCCCCAAGGAGCACGGCGACCACGTCGCGAAGGGCGAGATGATCGCCCGACTGGACAGCCGGGAGCTTGAGAAGGAGCTGAAGAAGCTCCAGGCCGACTTCGGCAAGGCGGAGAACCAGGCGAACATCCTGGGCCGCCAGATCGAGGCGACCAACCGGACGTCGCAGAACAACAGCGAAACCTATCAGTTGATGGCCCAGCATTCCGAGGCCCTTCTCACCGCCCGGAGCGCCCGGGAGCAGATCGAGATCACCAAGGAACAGATCCAGGCGATGACGATCACCTCGCCTCAGGACGGGATCGTCACGACCTGGGAGGTGAAGAAGAACCTGATGGGTCGTCCCGTCGACATCGGCACCGAACTGCTCCAGGTCGCCGCGACCGACGGCGAGTGGATTCTGGAGGTCGAGGTCCCCGACGACGACATGGGGCCGATCCTGGCCGCCAAGTCCAAGCTCGACGCCGAGGTCGCCGCCGGAACCAAGCCGGCCGGCTCGGCCCTCCCGGCCTACTTCGTGGTGATGACCGAGCCCGAGCACCGCTACCAGGGCTACATCCGCCGGATCGCTTCCAAGGCCGAGACCAAGACCGAGAGCGCTGAGCAGCGGCACACGGTCAAGGTGACCGTCGGCTTCAGCGACGCGGTTCGCAACGAGTTCCTGGCCCGCAACCAGGAGTTCCGCCCCGGCGCCGAGGTCCGCGCCCGGATCGACTGCGGCGACGCCCGCCTGGCCTACGTCCTGTTCCGCAAGGTCGTCCAGGTGTGGCACGAGTCGGTCCTCTTCCGCTGGCCGTTCCTTCAGTGA